In one Candidatus Aenigmatarchaeota archaeon genomic region, the following are encoded:
- a CDS encoding ATP-binding protein has protein sequence MRLDELNHWWIEKNVKKEFVPSTHRNIFNSVKEDINRRQIQVIVGLRRVGKSTILFQLMDYLIKKEVDPLKIIYCTFDEPEFQGKRIEEILREYSRLTSVDYKKDKVYLFLDEVQKSKRWVDDIKLIYDNLQNIKILVSGSASINILSEAKKNLAGRVIYYELKPLSFEEFLNLKQIKIEKNNFLLYRDILEREFDNFLLRAFPELVNEKSENFIRSYVRNSVIEPIVLKDLPKEFNEVDILLLEDLLNIILSNPGQYLQMDELAKELKRAKTTLYKALFYLEYSFLIRKVLNYRPSIRATSRKLSKIYAYHPCLTLPFEIPKDKFMENLVLFELDTKNYWREKEKEIDFLKDLIPVEVKYKDKIEKQDLKWIKYYMKRYGEKFKIKKSYIITKKNDEKLNSIHFIPLWKFCLFGLE, from the coding sequence ATGAGACTAGATGAATTGAATCACTGGTGGATAGAAAAGAATGTGAAAAAAGAGTTTGTCCCATCAACCCATAGAAACATTTTTAATTCGGTCAAGGAAGACATAAACAGAAGGCAGATACAAGTAATTGTTGGTTTGAGAAGAGTCGGAAAATCCACAATCCTTTTTCAACTAATGGATTACCTGATAAAAAAAGAAGTGGACCCACTAAAGATCATCTATTGCACATTTGATGAACCGGAATTCCAGGGAAAAAGAATAGAAGAAATCCTGAGAGAATATTCCAGACTAACCAGTGTCGACTACAAAAAGGATAAGGTTTACCTATTCCTAGATGAGGTTCAAAAATCCAAAAGATGGGTGGATGATATAAAATTAATCTATGACAACCTGCAAAACATCAAAATATTAGTTTCAGGGTCCGCGTCAATAAACATTCTTTCTGAAGCAAAGAAAAATTTGGCCGGTAGGGTCATTTATTATGAATTGAAGCCGCTAAGTTTTGAAGAGTTTCTGAATTTAAAGCAAATTAAAATAGAGAAAAATAATTTTTTATTATACAGGGATATTTTGGAAAGGGAATTCGACAACTTCTTGCTCAGAGCTTTCCCAGAATTGGTAAATGAAAAGAGTGAAAATTTTATCAGAAGTTATGTGAGAAATTCAGTCATAGAACCAATAGTACTTAAAGACCTCCCAAAGGAATTTAATGAAGTTGACATATTGTTACTAGAGGACCTTCTTAACATAATTCTTTCAAATCCAGGTCAATATTTGCAAATGGATGAGCTTGCCAAAGAATTGAAGAGAGCAAAAACGACCTTATACAAGGCCCTTTTCTACCTTGAATATTCCTTCTTGATAAGAAAGGTCCTGAATTACAGACCATCTATAAGGGCAACTTCAAGAAAATTGTCAAAAATTTATGCCTACCATCCTTGCCTGACTTTACCATTCGAGATACCAAAAGACAAATTTATGGAAAATTTGGTGTTGTTTGAATTGGATACCAAAAATTACTGGAGGGAAAAGGAAAAGGAAATAGATTTCTTGAAAGATCTCATCCCAGTTGAGGTTAAATACAAGGATAAAATCGAGAAACAGGATTTAAAATGGATAAAATATTATATGAAAAGATATGGAGAAAAATTCAAGATAAAAAAATCGTACATTATAACAAAAAAAAATGACGAAAAGCTCAACTCAATTCATTTTATTCCTTTGTGGAAGTTCTGTCTTTTTGGCCTGGAATAA